In Oryza sativa Japonica Group chromosome 11, ASM3414082v1, the following are encoded in one genomic region:
- the LOC4349678 gene encoding protein SYM1: MAMASTLPLLLVHRSTPPTPRPTAPPLLHSRRLTLPSRLASLPATIAVVHPRKGVRLSKLHAASCCDSASAAGVTTGGGAGGGGAKGAMDWRLLLAWYLLALDKHPITTKAVTSAVLTLTGDLICQLAIDKVPKLDLKRTFVFTFLGLVLVGPTLHVWYLYLSKLVTINGASGAIARLLLDQFIFSPIFIGVFMSLLVTLEGKPSLVVPKLKQEWLSSVIANWQLWIPFQFLNFYFVPQKFQVLAANFVALAWNVILSFKAHKEVTVK, translated from the exons ATGGCGATGGCCTCCaccctcccgctcctcctcgtgCACCGCTCCACCCCTCCGACTCCGAGGcctaccgcgccgccgctcctccactCCCGCCGCCTCACCCTTCCTtcccgcctcgcctcgctccCCGCGACAATCGCAGTCGTCCACCCGCGCAAGGGCGTCCGCCTCTCGAAGCTCCACGCCGCCTCCTGCTGCgattccgcctccgccgccggagtcaccaccggaggaggagctggtggtggtggagcaaaAGGAGCAATGGATTGGCGTCTCCTGTTAGCCTG GTACCTGCTGGCTCTTGATAAGCATCCCATCACCACTAAGGCTGTTACCTCTGCCGTCCTAACCCTGACCGGAGACCTCATCTGCCAG CTTGCAATTGATAAAGTGCCAAAGCTAGATTTGAAGAGAACGTTTGTATTCACATTTTTGGGACTTGTCCTGGTGGGGCCAACATTGCATGTCTG GTACTTGTACTTGAGTAAATTAGTGACGATCAATGGTGCATCAGGTGCAATTGCTCGCCTCTTACTTGATCAG TTCATTTTCTCTCCCATTTTCATTGGAGTGTTTATGAGTTTACTCGTCACCTTGGAGGGAAAGCCTTCTCTTGTAGTTCCAAAGCTCAAGCAG GAGTGGTTATCATCAGTGATTGCGAATTGGCAATTGTGGATACCCTTTCAGTTCTTGAATTTTTACTTTGTCCCACAAAAATTTCAG GTTCTTGCTGCTAATTTTGTAGCCCTTGCGTGGAACGTGATTCTATCATTTAAAGCTCACAAAGAAGTTACTGTGAAATAG
- the LOC4349677 gene encoding calmodulin-binding protein 25, protein MLTAAMHMLDSSTSSSPWLPPDLMPPPPSAATLHRHFRGAAAAASTSRRIAKRRPRPSRRLPTTYISADPANFRRMVHQVTGADDLPPPPPPSLSPTTTELLRHAAPAGSPGPAGALMLPTLDTSAFLLGRRAEPTAAAAPCDVSVALVGGAGNSYSNNSSSSSSGNCGGGFPTLDSWDLL, encoded by the coding sequence ATGCTCACCGCCGCCATGCACATGCTcgactcctccacctcctcctccccttggcTTCCTCCCGACCTCATGCCTcccccgccgtccgccgccactCTCCACCGCCActtccgcggcgccgccgccgccgccagcaccagccgccgcatcgccaagcgccggccGCGCCCGTCGCGGCGCCTGCCCACCACCTACATCAGCGCCGATCCGGCCAACTTCCGCCGCATGGTGCACCAGGtcaccggcgccgacgacctcccgcctccacctcctccatctctctcgccgacgacgacggagctCCTCCGCCACGCCGCTCCAGCGGGCTCGCCCGGCCCTGCAGGCGCGCTGATGCTTCCCACGCTCGACACCTCGGCGTTCCTGCTCGGCCGCCGCGCGGAGCcgacggccgcggccgcgccgtgcGACGTGTCGGTGGCGTTGGTAGGAGGAGCAGGTAATAGTtacagcaacaacagcagcagtagcagcagcggcAACTGTGGTGGTGGCTTCCCCACCTTGGACTCATGGGATCTCCTGTAA
- the LOC107276208 gene encoding disease resistance protein RGA5-like, protein MNAVLLKVGEVPPDQLDELVKLWAGDVRELSYDMEDVVDAFLVHIDGPEPLDTHMLRRFRKKMANFFNKCKHHHKIAGAIQDVNKKVEEVAARRDRYMVDNIIAKVTGPVTIDPRLQALYKKTTELVGIEKQSEKLVKILSLGDDVHASDEKMKIVSIVGFGGLGKTTLSKAVYDKHKLAFDCGAFVPVGRDPDMKKVLRDILIDFDYMNPNVMILDERQLINELRKLIQNKRFLFVIDDIWDKKSWELIRCALQHSNCGGRVVVTTRIFEVATHIGDIYKMQPLSRDDSEILLYSRINDGEDRFLDSLSTEACDKILKKCGGVPLAIITIASLLASKSGEDWSNVYNSIGFGERGNDIVENTRRILSFSYYDLPSHLKACMLYLSLFREEYGIEKNLLIWKWIAEGFIQNEHATGIGLFELGEGYFNELINRSMIQPMELEDNGYVYGCRVHDMVLDLVCSLSSEEKFATILDSDDQQKQLMVGSNARRLAVHGRSVEEHNHPQLVNVGLEKVRSFSATQCGDINVVTSYFRVLRVLTLEDCSVTGEACGKHRLEHVGNLRHLRYLGIWNTRIDEFPKEVGDLKFLQTLNLSGTGIQQLPEAVGLLKQLLCLRINDSIAVPAGLIGNLTSLQELKIWPVDDVSTRQFVKELGKLRELRILRCTIHISDEGMERDLLESLANLHKIRTLCILGSALPSGITREACFVTPQRLGQLCLECFKFSGLPVWINSSLLLNLTHLDVSVHVVQEQDMETLGRLPELCYLKLCSDYTRLVSIRNGDLQRYLFRKLRFFVSPFLFARFDDLHGRENDGGICIAVAPSIMMPSLESLVFCVYVRFLKDMVEMQPGFDNLHMQLGFEKVASSSLQRVTATIQCEDATAAAEVEEAKTALAHAADLHPNRPTLTTQMVNKHKMLSSDRELRV, encoded by the exons ATGAATGCTGTCCTCCTCAAGGTCGGTGAGGTGCCTCCAGACCAGCTCGACGAGCTGGTCAAGCTCTGGGCAGGGGATGTCAGGGAGCTGTCCTACGACATGGAGGACGTCGTCGACGCTTTCTTGGTGCACATCGATGGTCCTGAGCCTCTTGACACACACATGCTCAGGCGCTTCCGGAAGAAGATGGCTAATTTCTTCAACAAGTGCAAGCATCACCATAAGATCGCTGGAGCTATCCAAGACGTGAACAAGAAAGTCGAGGAGGTGGCTGCAAGGCGTGACAGGTACATGGTGGACAACATTATCGCCAAGGTTACAGGTCCTGTTACCATCGATCCTCGCCTTCAGGCGCTATACAAAAAGACGACAGAGCTTGTTGGCATTGAAAAGCAGAGTGAAAAGCTCGTAAAGATATTATCCCTTGGGGATGATGTTCATGCCTCCGACGAGAAAATGAAGATTGTCTCTATTGTTGGATTTGGAGGACTCGGCAAAACCACTCTTTCCAAAGCAGTATATGACAAACATAAACTGGCATTTGACTGTGGGGCTTTTGTTCCGGTTGGTCGGGATCCTGACATGAAGAAAGTCTTGAGGGATATTCTTATTGATTTTGACTACATGAATCCAAATGTGATGATATTGGATGAAAGGCAGCTCATCAACGAACTACGGAAACTCATCCAGAACAAGAG GTTTTTGTTTGTTATTGATGACATATGGGATAAGAAATCATGGGAATTGATCAGATGTGCTCTGCAACATAGTAATTGTGGAGGTAGAGTAGTGGTAACTACTCGTATTTTTGAAGTCGCCACGCATATCGGTGATATTTACAAAATGCAACCACTTTCTCGTGATGACTctgaaatattattatattctaGAATAAATGATGGTGAAGACAGATTCCTAGACAGTCTTTCAACTGAGGCATGtgataaaattttgaaaaaatgtGGTGGTGTGCCATTAGCTATCATCACAATAGCTAGTTTGTTGGCAAGTAAATCAGGGGAGGACTGGTCTAATGTGTACAATTCTATTGGTTTTGGTGAAAGAGGCAATGACATTGTAGAGAATACTCGAAGAATACTGTCTTTTAGTTACTATGACCTTCCTTCACATCTAAAGGCTTGCATGCTGTATCTGAGTCTATTTCGGGAAGAATATGGGATCGAGAAAAATCTTTTGATATGGAAGTGGATAGCTGAAGGTTTTATCCAGAATGAACATGCAACGGGGATAGGATTATTTGAGCTTGGGGAAGGGTACTTCAACGAGCTAATAAATAGAAGCATGATCCAACCGATGGAGTTAGAAGATAATGGGTATGTATATGGTTGTCGTGTGCATGATATGGTGCTTGATCTGGTCTGTTCGTTATCGAGTGAAGAAAAGTTCGCCACTATATTGGACAGCGATGACCAACAAAAACAACTTATGGTGGGTAGCAATGCTCGCAGGTTGGCTGTGCACGGTAGGAGTGTTGAAGAGCACAACCACCCTCAGCTGGTTAATGTGGGTTTGGAGAAAGTGAGGTCCTTCAGTGCCACTCAGTGCGGCGATATTAATGTGGTAACATCATACTTTCGAGTTCTACGCGTTTTAACTTTGGAGGATTGTAGTGTTACTGGGGAAGCTTGTGGAAAACATAGATTAGAGCATGTAGGGAATTTACGCCACCTGAGATATCTGGGGATTTGGAATACACGTATTGATGAGTTCCCCAAGGAAGTAGGAGATCTCAAGTTTCTACAAACGCTGAATTTGTCAGGTACTGGAATACAACAGCTCCCGGAGGCTGTGGGCCTTTTGAAACAACTGTTGTGCCTACGTATCAATGACAGTATAGCAGTTCCAGCTGGTTTGATCGGGAATCTTACTTCATTGCAAGAGCTGAAGATATGGCCGGTTGATGATGTCTCAACAAGGCAGTTTGTGAAGGAGCTGGGCAAGCTGAGGGAGCTAAGGATTCTCCGGTGTACCATTCATATTAGCGATGAGGGCATGGAGAGAGATTTGCTAGAATCGCTAGCAAATCTGCACAAGATCCGCACTTTGTGTATTTTGGGCTCAGCATTACCGAGCGGCATCACACGGGAAGCATGTTTTGTGACCCCTCAGCGCCTTGGACAGCTGTGCTTGGAATGCTTCAAGTTCTCTGGACTACCAGTATGGATCAACTCTTCACTTCTTTTGAACCTCACCCATCTAGATGTGTCAGTGCATGTGGTGCAAGAACAGGACATGGAAACCCTTGGGAGGCTACCAGAGCTCTGTTATCTCAAACTGTGTTCAGATTACACCAGGCTAGTAAGCATAAGGAATGGTGATCTGCAACGCTACTTATTTCGGAAATTGAGATTCTTTGTTTCTCCCTTTTTATTTGCCCGGTTTGATGATTTGCACGGCCGTGAAAACGACGGCGGCATATGCATAGCAGTAGCACCTTCCATCATGATGCCAAGCCTTGAATCCCTTGTGTTTTGTGTCTACGTACGGTTCCTAAAAGATATGGTGGAAATGCAGCCTGGCTTTGACAATCTGCATATGCAGCTTGGCTTTGAAAAAGTTGCTAGCAGTTCGCTCCAGAGGGTCACTGCAACGATCCAATGTGAGGatgctactgctgctgcggAGGTGGAGGAAGCGAAGACAGCATTGGCGCATGCAGCTGACCTCCATCCCAACCGTCCCACCCTTACAACTCAAATGGTGAACAAGCATAAGATGCTCTCATCCGACCGAGAGCTACGAGTGTGA